In one Nicotiana tomentosiformis chromosome 6, ASM39032v3, whole genome shotgun sequence genomic region, the following are encoded:
- the LOC104118074 gene encoding DNA (cytosine-5)-methyltransferase 1B: MGSLAGLDKPDTVAAGHKKEKSRRDSVSKRKAPATDKKEKKQPVSEAIEEPTAARKRPKRAAACSNFKEKNVHLSKNSAVIETKKDQCVEEEVLAIRLTAGLQDSQRPCRRLTDFIFHNLEGIPQPFEMSEVDDLFITGLILPLEDNNDKEKAKGIRCEGFGRIEEWAISGYEDGTPIIWISTETADYDCKKPSGGYKKFYDHFLAKATACIEVYKKLSKSSGGNPDLSLDELLAGVVRAMSGLKCFSGGVSIRDFLISQGEFVYKQLIGLDDTSKKTDQLFVELPVLASLRDESSKQEMLSQPEPLSFGKTLTIGPKVGKGEGKRDQSDLITGPEQEEEDLKLAKLLHEQEYWRSLNQKKSRSTTSTSSKFYIKINEDEIASDYPLPAYYKTSNEETDEYIVFDSGVDTYYIDDLPRSMLHNWALYNSDSRLISLELLPMKPCADIDVTIFGSGVMTADDGSGYNVDTDANNSSSGGSGSVEIDGMPIYLSAIKEWMIEFGSSMIFISIRTDMAWYRLGKPSKQYAPWYEPVLKTAKLAVSIITLLKEQSRCARLSFGDVIKRVSEFKKNHPAYISSNTDVVERYVVVHGQIILQQFSEFPDESIRKCAFVIGLSRKMEERHHTKWLIKKKKIVQRHEQNLNPRASMAPSVKRKAMQATTTRLINRIWGEYYSNYSPEASKEVVACEVKDDEEADEQEENDEDDAQEENLEVSEKTHTPCSTRRHIKSRSDSKEINWDGESIGETASGELLFKKARIHGNEIAAGDSVLVEHDEPDELPSIYFVEYMFEKLDGSKMLHGRMMQRGSETVLGNAANEREVFLINECMDLQLGDIKESAVVSIRMMPWGHQHRKANAYVDKLDRAKAEDRKRKGLPSEFYCKSFYQPDRGAFFRLPFDKMGLGNGLCYSCELQRIDQEKESFKLDMSNSSFVYLGTEYSIDDFVYIHPDHFAVERGGSGTFKAGRNVGLMAYVVCQLLEIFGPKGSKQAKVDSTNVKVRRFFRPEDISSDKAYSSDIREIYYSEEIHTVPVETIEGKCEVRKKYDIPSEDVPATFDHVFFCEYLYDPLNGSLKQLPAQVKLRFSRVKLDDAASRKRKGKGKEGEDELRVGQLNVASQQNRLATLDIFAGCGGLSEGLQRSGVSDTKWAIEYEEPAGDAFKLNHPEAKVFIQNCNVILRAVMQKCGDAEDCISTSEASELAAAMDENELNSLPLPGQVDFINGGPPCQGFSGMNRFNQSTWSKVQCEMILAFLSFADYYRPKFFLLENVRNFVSFNQKQTFRLTVASLLEMGYQVRFGILEAGAFGVPQSRKRAFIWAASPEEILPEWPEPMHVFGVPELKITLSETCHYAAVRSTASGAPFRSLTVRDTIGDLPAVGNGASKTCIEYQVDPISWFQRKIRGNSITLSDHITKEMNELNLIRCQRIPKRPGADWRDLPDEKVKLCNGQLVDLIPWCLPNTAKRHNQWKGLFGRLDWDGNFPTSITDPQPMGKVGMCFHPDQDRIVTVRECARSQGFPDSYQFAGNILHKHRQIGNAVPPPLAYALGRKLKEAVESKKRST; this comes from the exons ATGGGTTCCCTGGCGGGGTTGGATAAGCCGGATACTGTTGCTGCTG GACACAAAAAGGAGAAAAGCAGACGAGATTCTGTGTCAAAAAGGAAGGCACCTGCAACTGACAAGAAGGAAAAGAAACAGCCTGTTTCTGAAGCTATTGAGGAGCCCACTGCTGCACGCAAAAGGCCCAAGCGAGCTGCTGCTTGTtcaaattttaaagagaaaaatgtTCATTTATCAAAAAATTCTGCAGTCATTGAAACAAAGAAGGACCAATGCGTAGAGGAAGAGGTTTTGGCTATTCGGTTAACTGCGGGTCTACAGGATTCTCAGCGACCCTGTAGAAGACTAACAGATTTTATCTTTCATAATTTGGAAGGAATACCACAACCTTTTGAAATGTCTGAAGTTGATGATCTGTTTATTACTGGTCTCATTTTACCACTTGAGGACAATAATgacaaagaaaaagcaaaaggaaTTAGATGTGAAGGCTTTGGGCGTATTGAAGAATGGGCTATCTCTGGCTATGAAGATGGAACTCCTATCATATGGATCTCAACAGAGACAGCTGATTATGATTGTAAAAAACCCTCAGGTGGCTATAAGAAGTTTTATGACCACTTCTTGGCCAAGGCAACAGCTTGCATTGAGGTTTACAAAAAGCTGTCGAAATCTTCTGGAGGAAATCCTGATTTAAGCCTTGATGAGTTGCTTGCAGGGGTTGTCCGAGCAATGAGTGGTTTAAAATGCTTTTCAGGTGGTGTATCAATCAGGGACTTTCTCATTTCTCAGGGAGAGTTTGTCTATAAGCAACTTATCGGTCTGGATGATACATCAAAGAAGACTGATCAGCTTTTTGTTGAGTTACCTGTCCTGGCTTCCCTTAGAGATGAAAGTAGCAAGCAGGAAATGCTTTCACAACCAGAGCCTTTATCATTTGGTAAGACTCTAACTATAGGTCCAAAAGTAGGCAAAGGAGAAGGCAAGAGAGATCAATCTGATTTAATCACTGGTCCAGAACAAGAAGAGGAAGATCTGAAATTGGCCAAACTGTTACATGAACAGGAGTACTGGCGCTCCTTGAACCAGAAGAAAAGCCGTAGTACAACTTCCACATCTAGCAAATTTTACATCAAGATCAATGAGGATGAGATTGCAAGTGATTATCCTTTACCTGCATATTACAAGACATCTAATGAAGAGACCGATGAGTATATCGTCTTTGACAGTGGGGTTGATACATACTATATTGATGACTTGCCTCGCAGTATGCTTCATAATTGGGCATTGTACAACTCAGACTCAAGACTAATTTCTTTAGAGCTCCTGCCTATGAAACCATGTGCTGATATTGATGTAACCATATTTGGGTCTGGAGTGATGACTGCTGACGATGGATCTGGATACAATGTTGACACTGATGCTAATAATTCCTCTTCAGGTGGTTCTGGATCAGTTGAGATTGATGGAATGCCAATTTATTTGAGTGCAATAAAAGAATGGATGATTGAGTTTGGGTCCTCGATGATCTTTATATCTATTCGAACTGATATGGCCTG GTATAGGCTTGGGAAGCCATCGAAACAGTATGCTCCTTGGTATGAACCAGTCCTAAAGACCGCGAAGCTGGCAGTGAGCATTATTACTTTGTTAAAGGAACAGAGTCGTTGTGCTAGACTTTCTTTTGGAGATGTCATTAAAAGGGTTTCAGAGTTCAAGAAAAACCATCCTGCTTATATATCATCTAATACAGATGTGGTGGAAAGATATGTGGTTGTACATGGACAGATTATTCTGCAGCAGTTTTCAGAATTTCCTGATGAAAGCATTAGGAAGTGTGCATTTGTGATTGGTCTCTCAAGGAAAATGGAGGAGAGGCACCATACAAAATGGTTgattaagaagaagaagattgtGCAGAGACATGAACAGAACTTAAATCCTAGAGCATCTATGGCGCCATCTGTAAAAAGGAAAGCTATGCAGGCTACTACAACAAGGCTAATCAACAGAATCTGGGGGGAGTACTATTCCAATTACTCACCTGAGGCGTCAAAGGAGGTTGTTGCTTGTGAGGTGAAGGATGATGAAGAAGCAGATGAGCAGGAGGAAAATGACGAGGATGATGCTCAAGAGGAGAACTTGGAAGTTTCAGAGAAAACTCATACACCTTGCTCTACAAGAAGGCATATTAAGTCACGTTCTGACAGCAAAGAAATAAACTGGGATGGGGAATCCATAGGTGAAACAGCTTCTGGTGAACTGTTGTTTAAAAAGGCTAGAATTCATGGAAATGAGATTGCTGCTGGAGATTCAGTTCTGGTGGAACATGATGAACCAGATGAACTTCCTTCTATTTACTTTGTCGAATACATGTTTGAAAAATTGGATGGTAGCAAAATGCTCCATGGAAGAATGATGCAACGAGGATCTGAAACTGTACTTGGAAATGCAGCTAATGAAAGAGAGGTATTTTTGATCAATGAATGCATGGATTTGCAACTAGGAGATATCAAAGAAAGTGCAGTTGTCAGTATCAGGATGATGCCATGGGGACATCAGCATAGAAAAGCGAATGCTTATGTTGATAAACTTGATAGAGCAAAAGCAGAAGACAGAAAGAGGAAGGGATTGCCATCCGAATTTTATTGCAAAAGCTTTTATCAGCCTGACAGAGGTGCTTTCTTCAGACTTCCGTTTGATAAGATGGGTCTTGGTAATGGCTTATGTTACTCCTGTGAGTTGCAGCGAATTGATCAGGAAAAGGAATCTTTTAAGTTGGATATGTCCAACTCCAGTTTTGTATATCTGGGGACTGAGTATTCAATTGATGACTTTGTTTATATACACCCTGATCACTTTGCTGTAGAAAGAGGGGGAAGTGGAACTTTCAAAGCTGGGAGAAATGTGGGGTTGATGGCCTATGTAGTATGTCAACTACTAGAGATTTTTGGTCCCAAGGGATCTAAACAAGCTAAAGTAGATTCTACCAACGTCAAAGTCAGGAGATTCTTCAGACCAGAGGACATTTCTTCAGATAAGGCATACTCTTCTGATATTCGGGAG ATCTACTATAGTGAGGAGATACATACAGTTCCGGTAGAAACAATTGAAGGTAAATGTGAAGTGAGGAAGAAGTATGATATTCCGTCTGAAGACGTCCCTGCCACCTTTGACCATGTTTTCTTTTGTGAATATTTGTATGATCCATTGAATGGATCCCTCAAACAG TTACCAGCTCAGGTAAAGCTGAGATTCTCAAGAGTTAAACTAGATGATGCTGCATCTAGGAAGAGAAAGGGAAAAGGCAAGGAAGGAGAGGATGAACTGAGAGTTGGGCAACTAAATGTAGCTTCTCAACAGAATCGTTTGGCCACACTAGATATCTTTGCTGGTTGTGGTGGCCTGTCTGAGGGGTTGCAGCGTTCGG GTGTCTCAGATACAAAATGGGCAATTGAATATGAAGAGCCTGCTGGAGATGCGTTTAAACTTAATCATCCAGAGGCAAAGGTGTTCATACAGAATTGCAATGTGATTCTGAG GGCTGTCATGCAAAAGTGTGGAGATGCTGAAGACTGTATCTCAACCTCAGAGGCTTCTGAATTAGCTGCAGCAATGGATGAGAACGAACTGAATAGTTTGCCACTGCCAGGACAAGTGGACTTCATAAATGGAGGCCCTCCTTGTCAG GGGTTTTCTGGAATGAATAGATTTAATCAGAGCACCTGGAGTAAAGTTCAGTGCGAGATGATTCTGGCATTTTTATCCTTTGCTGATTATTATCGGCCTAAGTTCTTTCTCTTGGAGAATGTTAGGAATTTTGTGTCGTTCAACCAAAAACAAACATTTCGCTTAACTGTTGCTTCCCTTCTTGAGATGGGTTAtcag GTGAGGTTTGGTATCCTTGAAGCTGGAGCGTTTGGAGTTCCTCAGTCTAGGAAGAGAGCATTTATCTGGGCTGCTTCCCCAGAGGAGATTCTTCCAGAGTGGCCAGAACCAATGCATGTATTTGGTGTCCCAGAATTAAAAATCACATTATCTGAAACTTGTCACTATGCAGCTGTGAGGAGTACTGCTAGTGGAGCTCCATTCCGTTCGCTTACTGTCAGAGACACAATTGGAGATCTTCCTGCTGTTGGCAACGGAGCATCCAAGACCTGTATAGAG TATCAAGTTGACCCGATATCCTGGTTCCAAAGGAAAATTCGGGGCAACTCAATAACATTATCCGATCACATTACGAAAGAGATGAACGAGCTTAACCTAATCAGGTGCCAAAGAATTCCTAAGCGGCCAGGAGCCGACTGGCGTGACCTTCCGGATGAAAAG GTTAAACTATGTAATGGTCAACTGGTTGATTTGATTCCGTGGTGCCTGCCTAACACTGCTAAGAGGCACAACCAGTGGAAGGGGCTCTTTGGGAGGTTGGATTGGGATGGGAACTTCCCCACTTCCATTACTGACCCCCAGCCGATGGGTAAGGTGGGGATGTGTTTTCATCCCGACCAAGACAGGATTGTTACAGTTCGTGAATGTGCGCGTTCTCAA GGTTTTCCAGATAGCTATCAATTTGCTGGTAACATTTTGCACAAGCACAGGCAAATAGGAAATGCTGTTCCACCTCCTTTGGCATATGCACTGGGAAGGAAACTTAAGGAAGCTGTTGAGAGCAAGAAGAGGTCCACTTAG